A stretch of DNA from Chanos chanos chromosome 11, fChaCha1.1, whole genome shotgun sequence:
ATgctgtgtaaatacactgtgaCTCCATCCACTTTGCCCAACTCTGGTTGGTGAGTTGGCTCATGTTGGATTTGTCCTCTGATAGGACGGCCCATGGTCGTTTCCAGTGGCATGCAGTCTATGGAGACGATGCGACGGGTTTATCAGACGGTGAAGCAGCACAACCAGAACTTCTGCATCCTGCAGTGCACCAGTGCTTACCCTCTGGAGCCTGAAGATGTGAACTTACGTGTGATCGCCGTAAGGAACTCACTGTCTGTGGTGTCTGCAGTgacccctctctttctttcgttctgtctttctctctttcttgccaactctcttttccctctctctttctcactctcttgttttctctccatGTGTCTTTTTATGactcctcctcttccatctGCCCCTCCTGACTTGGTAACTTCACAACTTATTAACAAATCAGTGGAAACAAGATGTTGGCTTCTGTCTTCATCCTTTCAAGTTATACCATATAtcaaaattccacacatgtttatattatttatatataaaatggaATGGAATATAAAATGGAACAGTTGGTGTGTTTGTCATAGTACAGTATATACCTACAGTCCTGTGttcctttcacaaacacaggaatACCAGAAGGAATTCCCTGATATTCCCATTGGGTACTCTGGCCACGAGAGCGGCATAAGCATCACCGTGGGAGCAGTTGCGCTGGGTGCAAAGGTGGTTGAGCGTCACGTGACCCTGGATAAAAGCTGGAAAGGCAGCGACCATGAAGCCTCTCTGGAGCCCGCCGAGCTGGCCGAGTTGGTGCGCTCCATTCGCATCGTGGAGAAGGCACTGGGGACAGGTGTCAAACAGATGTTGCCCTGTGAAGTCCCCTGTCATGATAAGGTAAGAATAGTATAACAGTCCAGCACAAGTTTGCATTTCCGAGATCAGATTCAGTGACTTGTGCCATGATGCACATAATATAGTTACAAGTCGGTTacaaaaaaagccattttactTCTTGGAAAGATTGTATTGGATGGTTGGAAGAGGATTTGAGCAGCAGTTTTTTTTAGGTTGAGTCAGTGCCAAATATTTCATTCTTACTGCAGTCATTTCAGTAAGAGTTCGATGGTGATTCAGTACTAGATTCAGTTGCAAATTTAGTGATTCAGGCAATTTGTGGAATTGATGGTTTCACCATGGAGACATTTGGAGTTAAGTTTTGCATTGAGTCACAGTTTTGGAAAATGCCTGTTTATCATTTTCCTCCTTTGGAAGTCTGGCAGGTCACTTGAGTTCATTTCAGATGATCGTGATTCAAGAtttggtggttggggggggggggggggacccagagtttttcagctgttttatcGACATAGAAAAATTGTGATGCGTTCAAGTCATATTGCGAAgcatctcactgtctctttgtctgcttTTCTCAGTTTGACTGAAGTACAAAGAATATGTCACTGAAAGCATATCAGAACTTTCTAGAACAACCAGTTGCATTGTGTTTTAATCTTTGCCGCATACACGAAACCTTCATTCCCAGACCTGACTTTTCTTTTGGGTTGTactttgattgattgattaggAGATCGGAATGCTGCTCAACGTATGAGGTAACCgaaaatcactgttttttttttttttgtttgtttgcttgtttgtttgtttgtttgtttttgcagctGGGAAAGTCAGTGGTGGCTAAGAAGGCCATACCTAAGGGAACCGTACTCACCATTGAGATGCTGACCGTGAAAGTCGCTGAGCCAAAGGGAGTGGTGCCCGAAGACATTTTTCAGCTGGTGGGAAAGAAGGTGTTGGCAGACGTCGAAGAGGACGACAGCATCACTGAGGATGTCGTGGACAGTTACGGCAAGAAGGTCAAATCCTGAGTCAGCTCCGCTCTGCTGCGTCCAGGATCAAGTCTTTGAACAACTGGACCTTTaattaatatgaaaatgatatttgTACAGCCAGAGAATCTCAGTGGATAGAATCATTTGCCAATTTATGAATTTGGATATTTATGTTTCTGATGCCCCTCGTACAACCTCATGATTGCAACAC
This window harbors:
- the nansa gene encoding N-acetylneuraminic acid synthase a, which codes for MPLKFELCPGRMIGGNNPCFIIAEIGQNHQGDIEIAKKMIRMAKDCGADCAKFQKSELEHKFNKKALERPYTSKHSWGKTYGEHKRHLEFSHEQYKELQQYAKEVGIFFTASGMDEMAVEFLHELNVPFFKVGSGDTNNFPYLERTAKKGRPMVVSSGMQSMETMRRVYQTVKQHNQNFCILQCTSAYPLEPEDVNLRVIAEYQKEFPDIPIGYSGHESGISITVGAVALGAKVVERHVTLDKSWKGSDHEASLEPAELAELVRSIRIVEKALGTGVKQMLPCEVPCHDKLGKSVVAKKAIPKGTVLTIEMLTVKVAEPKGVVPEDIFQLVGKKVLADVEEDDSITEDVVDSYGKKVKS